The genomic region CGAACTGGAGCCCGATCGACGGATACACCGGATAGATCGGGGCGAGCACCACCCCCGCGACGCCGACGCAGGTGATGCCGACCGCCCACGTCAGGGCGAAGACGCGGCCGGTGTCGATGCCCATGAGGGCGGCGGCGTGGCGGTCCTGCGCGGTCGCCCGCATGATCTTGCCGGCGTAGGACCAGCGCATGAAGGCGAAGAGGGCGGCGGTGAAGATCACCGCGACCACGAACGCGGCGACCTGGGCGAGGTTGAGGGCCGCCCCGCCGAACCGCACCACCACCGCGTAGTAGCCGGTGCGGATGAACTGGGCGTCGGCGCTCCACAGCACGAGGGCCACGGCCTGCAGCGCGATCGACAGCCCCACCGTGGTGAAGACCTGAACGTTGTGCGAGGCGTTGATCACCGGCCGCATCACGAGGCGGTAGCTGAGCCACCCGCCCGCGAAGATGACGGGCAGGGCGAGCACGAGGGTGACGTAGGGGTCCAGCCCGAGGAGGGTGAACGACCAGAAGGCGAGGTACATGCCGAGCATGAGGAACTCGCCGTGGGCGAAGTTGACGATGCGCATCACCCCGAAGATGAGGGTGAGCCCCACCGCGATGAGCGCGTAGACGCCGCCCAGCAGGAGGGTGGAGGCGAGGAGCTGGGGGATCGCGTGCATGATCGGCGGCTCGGCCGGCAGCGCGACGCCCCGGGGGGACCTCCCCGGGGCGCGCGAGCGCCAATCGGCGGGCCGGCGGCGAGCGCTACTTGCGCTGGTCCCAGGCGCCGAGCGGGATCCACTTGGCGCGGTTGGTGGTGAACTCCTCCGGCCACACCGTGACCAGCTGCCCGCCTTGCCACTGGAGCATGTAGTGCTGCACGCGGGCGTTGGTGTTCTGTCCGTTCTCGTCGAACTTCAAGCCCCAGCCGTTGATGGCGGAGCCGACCGGCACGTCCATCGCCATGACCGCGGCGCGGAACTTGTCCGGGTCGTCGCTCTTGGCCGCGTCGAGCACGAGCTTGAGGACCCACAGGCCGCCTCCCGCGAGCTGGTGGCCGCCGGTCGGCACGTCCGAGCCCGTGCGCGCCTTCACCGCGGCGCGGAAGGCGCGCTCGATCTGCTGGCCCTCGGGCCGGAACTTCTCGATGATCAGGCCAGGGCCCGGCTCGAGCAGGGCGAAGGGCCCGTTGCCGTCGTTGCCGAAGGCCTTGCCGAAGTCGGGCGACCCGT from Candidatus Methylomirabilota bacterium harbors:
- a CDS encoding branched-chain amino acid ABC transporter permease yields the protein MHAIPQLLASTLLLGGVYALIAVGLTLIFGVMRIVNFAHGEFLMLGMYLAFWSFTLLGLDPYVTLVLALPVIFAGGWLSYRLVMRPVINASHNVQVFTTVGLSIALQAVALVLWSADAQFIRTGYYAVVVRFGGAALNLAQVAAFVVAVIFTAALFAFMRWSYAGKIMRATAQDRHAAALMGIDTGRVFALTWAVGITCVGVAGVVLAPIYPVYPSIGLQFVLIAYVAVVLGGLGDMAGALIASLLVAFVEVVGSYVIGTAWKEVMYLLLFIAILVIRPAGLFGQPGAEVIGT